In Gemmatimonadota bacterium, a single genomic region encodes these proteins:
- a CDS encoding membrane dipeptidase — translation MSLHKRYAGYRSFAYLEAGADYERFELADEVERVPPYRFPLSDEEEARVRDLAERFPFVSMHEHLGVFPDRIEQTPEYARHGRMATAFEGLAHSYWDCVFDNLMDGICRIHSSSGWQWDDVLHDLGMRLCDLAHQDFVFHCTRADDVQRAHDEGRVAWVATLEGAAMIEHELDRIDLLHGFGLRSLGITYSESNALGNGLKEDRDGGLTKFGKRAVERMNKVGLLIDCSHCGDQTTLDTVEWSEKPIVLSHIGARALWESKRLAPDDVLEAVAAKGGVIGIECAPHTTLTRSNRVHNLDAFMEHFEYVKALVGIDHVGFGPDTVYGDHVGLHHTYMAALSIEESKGKGQPGQEYDEVEYVEGLENPTEGSHNTVRWLVRNRYSDEDIERVMGGNALRVMRDAWA, via the coding sequence ATGAGCCTACATAAGCGATATGCAGGATATCGGTCTTTCGCCTACCTCGAGGCGGGGGCCGACTACGAGCGTTTCGAGCTCGCGGACGAGGTGGAGCGGGTGCCGCCGTATCGCTTCCCGCTCAGCGATGAAGAGGAAGCACGTGTGCGCGACCTCGCGGAGCGCTTCCCGTTCGTGTCGATGCACGAGCACCTCGGCGTCTTCCCGGACCGAATCGAGCAGACCCCGGAGTACGCCCGCCACGGGCGCATGGCCACGGCGTTCGAAGGATTGGCGCATTCATATTGGGATTGCGTCTTCGACAACTTGATGGACGGGATCTGCAGAATCCACTCGTCTTCAGGCTGGCAGTGGGACGACGTGTTGCACGACCTGGGTATGCGCCTGTGTGACCTCGCGCATCAGGATTTCGTCTTCCACTGCACGCGGGCGGACGACGTTCAGCGGGCGCATGACGAGGGGCGCGTCGCATGGGTCGCGACGTTGGAGGGGGCGGCGATGATCGAGCACGAGCTCGACCGGATCGACCTCCTTCACGGCTTTGGACTGCGCTCGCTCGGGATCACCTACTCCGAGTCGAACGCGCTCGGAAACGGGCTAAAAGAAGACCGTGACGGCGGACTGACCAAGTTCGGAAAGCGGGCGGTCGAGCGTATGAACAAGGTCGGTCTACTCATCGACTGCTCCCATTGCGGTGACCAGACCACGCTCGACACGGTGGAGTGGAGTGAGAAGCCCATCGTCCTCTCACATATCGGCGCGCGGGCGCTGTGGGAATCAAAACGGCTCGCGCCCGACGACGTGCTGGAGGCGGTCGCGGCCAAAGGCGGAGTGATAGGGATCGAGTGCGCGCCGCATACCACGCTCACAAGGAGCAACCGCGTACACAATCTCGACGCGTTCATGGAGCACTTCGAGTACGTGAAGGCGCTGGTGGGCATCGACCACGTGGGCTTCGGTCCGGACACGGTGTACGGAGATCATGTCGGGTTACACCACACATACATGGCGGCGCTCTCGATCGAGGAGTCCAAGGGCAAGGGCCAGCCGGGGCAGGAATACGACGAGGTCGAGTACGTCGAGGGGCTGGAGAATCCGACCGAGGGTTCGCACAACACAGTGCGCTGGCTCGTGAGGAACCGGTATTCGGACGAGGACATCGAGAGGGTCATGGGTGGAAACGCGCTGCGCGTGATGAGAGACGCGTGGGCCTGA
- a CDS encoding YIP1 family protein, translated as MTEATSSFVERMVGATFLSVDTFEEVEHDQNATGQAAMVVAIVAVARGIGASGSGLMAASLAAVGALVIWGVWAGICYLVGVHIFGGNATWGELLRTLGFAQAPGILWIFAFIPILGWPLYALLPLWVAVAGFIAIRQALDIGNIKTVLTILVGLGVSGFLERLL; from the coding sequence ATGACCGAGGCGACGAGCTCTTTTGTCGAGCGGATGGTTGGGGCGACGTTCCTCAGCGTCGACACGTTCGAAGAAGTCGAGCACGATCAGAATGCGACCGGTCAGGCGGCGATGGTGGTCGCGATCGTTGCGGTCGCGCGCGGGATCGGAGCGTCGGGCAGCGGGCTGATGGCCGCTTCGCTCGCTGCGGTGGGCGCCCTCGTCATCTGGGGGGTGTGGGCCGGCATCTGTTACCTGGTCGGGGTCCACATCTTCGGCGGAAATGCGACCTGGGGCGAGCTCCTGAGGACGCTTGGTTTCGCGCAGGCCCCGGGAATCCTGTGGATCTTTGCGTTCATTCCGATCCTTGGTTGGCCGCTTTACGCATTGCTCCCCCTGTGGGTGGCTGTGGCGGGCTTCATCGCGATTCGTCAGGCGCTCGATATCGGCAACATCAAGACCGTGCTGACGATCTTGGTCGGCCTCGGTGTGAGCGGTTTTCTCGAGCGTCTCCTCTAG
- a CDS encoding FdhF/YdeP family oxidoreductase, with the protein MEFGWNPSTWVSPIPFGLGQQKPKHFRDMARVWWKNRDQLEYATRILKDGVCDGCALGTTGIHDFTLDGIHLCSVRLELLRLNTMPALDPATLSDVDSVAGLDGEGLRNLGRIPVPMMRRRGEPGFQRLSWDAALALIADRVRGMDPRRLAFYLTSRGITNEVYYGVQKVARFLGTNNVDNSARVCHAPSTTALKRSIGYAASTCSYSDWIGTDLLVFFGSHVANNQPVATKYMYRAKEKGTRIVVVNPYREPAMERYWIPSILDSALFGTKLADDFVQVHQGGDVAFLNGVLKHLIATDGVDREFIDRHTEGFTELEGELAGQSWSELERFSGVTREGMTDFAETVAKARSAVFIWSMGITQHRFGVDNVQAIINLALARGFLGREKCGLMPIRGHSGVQGGAEVGAVPWSFPGGRAVTAQSAAEMSELWGFDVPEWRGLTAVETVHAAHRREIDVLWAIGGDYLHTLPDPAYCREALRRVPLRVHQDIVLAHQMFVEPEDVVVLLPATTRYEQPGGGTATATERRIYFSPEIPGPRIEEARSEWEVLVDLAARVDPDRAYLLGLTDASAVRHDIARAVPFYRGIERLSAAGDAIQWGGPRLCEGGRSALPGGRSRFHPVHPAELDIPEGWFHLSTRRGKQFNSMIQARLDPLTGGARDDVFMAAADAARLGLEDGDAVTLRSDVGSFSGRCRIAPMKERNLQVYWPEANPMIRRDVVEPECGIPDFTAIVEVVRAEAARGAAREAAD; encoded by the coding sequence ATGGAATTCGGCTGGAATCCGTCGACGTGGGTCTCTCCTATACCGTTCGGTCTCGGGCAGCAGAAACCGAAACACTTCCGCGACATGGCTCGCGTCTGGTGGAAGAACCGGGACCAGCTCGAGTACGCGACCAGGATCTTGAAGGACGGCGTGTGCGACGGTTGTGCGCTTGGCACCACCGGCATCCACGACTTCACGCTGGACGGGATCCACCTCTGCTCGGTTCGCCTCGAGCTGCTCCGACTGAACACGATGCCCGCGCTCGATCCGGCGACGCTGAGCGATGTGGACTCAGTCGCAGGACTCGACGGCGAAGGCCTGAGGAATCTGGGGCGGATTCCGGTCCCGATGATGCGGCGGAGGGGAGAGCCCGGCTTCCAACGCCTCTCGTGGGACGCCGCGCTCGCACTGATCGCGGATCGCGTTCGCGGCATGGACCCCAGACGCCTCGCTTTCTACCTGACCTCTCGCGGCATCACCAATGAGGTGTACTACGGAGTGCAGAAGGTCGCGCGTTTCCTGGGCACCAACAACGTCGACAACTCCGCCCGCGTCTGTCACGCGCCGAGCACCACCGCCTTGAAGCGCTCGATCGGGTACGCCGCCTCGACGTGCTCCTACAGCGATTGGATCGGGACCGATCTGCTCGTGTTCTTCGGCTCGCATGTCGCCAACAATCAACCGGTTGCGACGAAGTACATGTACCGCGCCAAGGAAAAGGGCACACGCATCGTCGTCGTGAACCCGTACCGTGAGCCTGCGATGGAGCGGTATTGGATTCCGTCGATCCTCGACAGCGCGCTCTTCGGCACCAAGCTGGCCGACGACTTCGTGCAGGTGCACCAGGGTGGCGACGTCGCGTTTCTCAACGGCGTGCTCAAGCACCTCATCGCCACGGACGGAGTCGACCGCGAATTCATCGACCGACACACCGAGGGTTTCACGGAGCTCGAGGGCGAGCTGGCGGGGCAGTCGTGGTCGGAGCTCGAGCGCTTCAGCGGTGTGACACGGGAAGGCATGACCGACTTCGCCGAGACCGTGGCGAAGGCGCGGAGCGCGGTGTTCATCTGGAGCATGGGCATTACGCAGCACCGCTTTGGAGTCGACAACGTACAGGCCATCATCAACCTCGCCTTGGCTCGCGGCTTCCTCGGGAGGGAGAAGTGTGGGCTCATGCCGATCCGAGGCCACAGCGGGGTGCAGGGCGGCGCCGAGGTCGGGGCGGTACCGTGGTCGTTCCCGGGTGGTCGAGCCGTCACCGCACAGAGCGCCGCGGAGATGTCCGAGCTGTGGGGCTTCGACGTGCCCGAGTGGCGCGGCCTCACTGCCGTCGAGACGGTGCACGCGGCGCACCGGCGCGAGATCGACGTGCTGTGGGCGATCGGTGGTGACTATCTGCATACGCTGCCGGACCCCGCGTACTGCAGGGAGGCGCTGCGGCGAGTTCCCCTGCGCGTGCACCAGGACATCGTTCTCGCACACCAGATGTTCGTCGAGCCCGAAGACGTCGTCGTTCTGCTGCCTGCCACGACGCGCTACGAGCAGCCGGGTGGCGGAACCGCGACGGCTACCGAGCGTCGGATCTACTTCTCTCCGGAAATCCCCGGTCCCCGCATCGAGGAGGCCCGCTCCGAGTGGGAGGTGCTCGTGGATCTGGCCGCCCGAGTCGACCCGGATCGCGCGTACCTTCTCGGACTGACGGATGCGTCCGCGGTGCGGCATGACATCGCGCGGGCGGTGCCGTTCTACCGGGGCATCGAGCGGCTGTCCGCAGCCGGCGATGCGATCCAGTGGGGCGGCCCACGCCTCTGTGAAGGCGGACGCTCCGCGCTCCCGGGCGGCCGTTCCCGATTCCACCCGGTGCATCCCGCGGAGCTGGATATCCCGGAGGGCTGGTTCCATTTGAGCACGCGGCGCGGCAAGCAGTTCAACTCGATGATCCAGGCGCGGCTCGATCCGCTCACTGGCGGAGCGCGGGACGACGTCTTCATGGCCGCTGCCGACGCCGCACGCCTCGGACTGGAGGACGGTGACGCGGTTACTCTGCGGTCCGATGTGGGCTCGTTCTCCGGCCGCTGCCGCATCGCCCCCATGAAGGAGCGCAACCTCCAGGTCTACTGGCCCGAGGCGAACCCCATGATCCGGCGTGACGTCGTGGAGCCCGAGTGTGGGATCCCGGACTTTACGGCGATCGTGGAGGTCGTGCGGGCTGAGGCGGCGCGTGGGGCGGCACGCGAGGCAGCGGACTGA
- the fdhD gene encoding formate dehydrogenase accessory sulfurtransferase FdhD has protein sequence MGRRSPTCSVRVARHRDGRVVRQKDTLTVEEPLEIRVSWTEGELRRVEPVAVTMRTPGDDFELVAGFLHGEGVVPTTDDLHELTYCRGDEAQEYNIVEARLRAGVPFDVDSMRRNVFTSSSCGICGKASIEAVQATGCSILPTGFQVSGALLPKLPDRLLAGQRVFARTGGIHAAGLFQADGSSDVLREDVGRHNAVDKVLGHTLLARALPCHDRVLVVSGRASFEIVQKALMAEVPVLVAVGAPSSLAVDLASRFHQTLVGFARDGGFNVYCGAERVR, from the coding sequence ATTGGACGGAGGAGCCCCACCTGCTCCGTACGCGTCGCGCGGCACCGTGACGGGCGCGTGGTTCGGCAAAAGGACACACTCACCGTAGAAGAGCCGCTCGAGATCCGAGTCTCGTGGACGGAAGGCGAGCTTCGTCGCGTCGAGCCCGTCGCGGTCACTATGCGCACGCCGGGCGATGACTTCGAGCTCGTCGCCGGGTTCCTCCACGGCGAGGGCGTCGTCCCGACGACTGACGACCTCCACGAACTGACGTATTGTCGTGGCGACGAGGCTCAGGAGTACAACATCGTCGAGGCCCGTCTGCGCGCTGGGGTCCCGTTCGACGTTGACAGCATGCGTCGCAACGTCTTCACATCGTCGAGTTGTGGCATCTGCGGCAAGGCATCGATCGAAGCCGTGCAAGCGACCGGTTGCTCGATTCTGCCCACGGGATTCCAAGTCTCCGGCGCGCTTTTGCCCAAGCTGCCCGATCGGCTGCTGGCAGGGCAGCGCGTCTTCGCTCGCACGGGAGGGATTCACGCCGCGGGTCTCTTTCAGGCGGACGGATCCTCGGACGTACTTCGCGAAGACGTCGGCCGTCACAATGCGGTGGACAAGGTGCTCGGGCACACGCTGCTCGCCAGGGCACTCCCGTGCCACGACCGAGTGCTGGTCGTGAGCGGGCGCGCCTCGTTCGAGATCGTGCAAAAGGCGCTCATGGCCGAGGTCCCGGTACTCGTCGCGGTAGGGGCGCCGTCGAGCCTGGCCGTCGATCTCGCGAGCCGGTTCCACCAAACCCTCGTCGGCTTCGCGCGCGATGGCGGCTTCAACGTGTACTGTGGGGCCGAGCGCGTCAGGTGA
- a CDS encoding molybdenum cofactor guanylyltransferase: MRLLGAVLAGGQSRRYGRDKAMELVCGVPMLHRAIHALEAVTDEVVVISSNHAELPKGIRALPDVRPGHGPLGGLHTALLEAEACQLHAVLLLACDLPLVSERVIARIAAHAETSLAAAPSRPGGVEPLCAVYGCAALPLVSERLDGPDLSLHSLFRALEGRELDLASLGLETGATFLNVNTPDDLVRAHLHDDLE, translated from the coding sequence GTGAGGCTCCTGGGTGCCGTACTCGCGGGTGGGCAAAGCCGCCGCTACGGACGCGACAAGGCGATGGAGCTCGTGTGCGGGGTGCCGATGCTGCACCGCGCGATTCATGCGCTCGAGGCCGTGACGGATGAAGTCGTAGTCATCTCGTCCAACCACGCTGAGCTCCCCAAGGGGATCAGGGCACTCCCTGACGTGAGGCCCGGGCACGGGCCTTTGGGTGGGCTACACACTGCGTTGTTGGAGGCCGAGGCGTGCCAGTTGCACGCCGTGCTGCTCCTCGCGTGTGATCTCCCTCTCGTAAGTGAGCGGGTCATCGCTCGGATTGCGGCACACGCCGAGACGTCGTTGGCGGCTGCGCCGAGCCGACCCGGTGGCGTCGAGCCACTCTGTGCCGTCTATGGCTGCGCTGCGCTGCCATTGGTGTCGGAACGACTCGATGGTCCCGACCTTTCGTTGCACTCGCTCTTCCGCGCGCTCGAGGGTCGGGAGCTGGACCTGGCGTCGCTCGGCCTGGAGACCGGCGCGACCTTTTTGAACGTGAACACACCGGACGACCTCGTGAGGGCGCATCTCCACGACGATTTGGAGTGA
- a CDS encoding DUF5009 domain-containing protein, with protein sequence MAESATLDASATPPASASLPSSARLVSLDAFRGLTIAGMILVNNPGSWAYVYPPLAHAEWHGWTPTDLIFPYFLFIVGVAIPLSFRRRLAEGVPRTVLLRHVARRSLLLIAIGLLMRAVPSFDFTEMRWAGVLQRIGLVYLAAAGLYLWLKPSGRWVATGGLLLLYWGLMALVPVPGYGAGDLSADGNLAAYLDRMLMGGHLWQESWDPEGLLSTMPAVVTSLLGIFTGEWLLRDQKGLVQTRGMLVAGAGFVALGLVWDLVFPINKNLWTSSYVLFTAGTALLLFGIMYWAIDVKRWRGWWLVPLVVYGMNSIAVYVASGMVTKMMVRVRVGGDGGTSLYAWIYENVFRSWAGDYNGSLSFAVSYVILWLALMWILHRRRIYIKI encoded by the coding sequence ATGGCCGAGAGTGCGACCCTCGACGCAAGCGCCACGCCGCCTGCGTCGGCGTCGCTGCCGTCGTCCGCCCGCTTGGTCTCCCTCGACGCGTTCCGCGGCCTGACGATCGCGGGCATGATCCTCGTCAACAATCCAGGGAGCTGGGCGTATGTGTACCCCCCGCTCGCGCACGCCGAGTGGCACGGGTGGACCCCTACCGACCTGATTTTCCCGTACTTCCTTTTCATCGTCGGCGTGGCGATCCCGCTCTCTTTCCGACGCCGACTCGCGGAGGGCGTGCCGCGGACCGTCCTTCTTCGTCACGTCGCGCGCAGATCGCTACTACTCATCGCGATCGGTTTGCTGATGCGAGCGGTGCCCAGCTTCGACTTCACCGAAATGCGGTGGGCCGGCGTTCTTCAGCGCATCGGACTCGTATACTTGGCCGCCGCCGGCCTTTATCTGTGGTTGAAGCCGAGCGGGCGCTGGGTCGCCACGGGGGGCCTGCTGCTGCTCTACTGGGGCTTGATGGCGCTGGTGCCCGTTCCTGGGTACGGCGCCGGGGACCTCTCGGCCGACGGCAATCTCGCAGCCTACCTGGACCGGATGCTCATGGGTGGGCATCTGTGGCAGGAGAGCTGGGATCCCGAGGGACTTCTGTCAACGATGCCCGCTGTCGTGACCTCCCTGCTCGGCATCTTCACGGGAGAGTGGCTACTGCGGGACCAAAAAGGTTTGGTGCAAACCCGCGGCATGTTGGTCGCCGGCGCCGGGTTTGTGGCTCTGGGGCTCGTGTGGGATCTCGTCTTCCCGATCAACAAGAACCTTTGGACGAGCTCGTACGTGCTCTTCACGGCCGGCACCGCGCTGCTCCTCTTCGGGATCATGTATTGGGCGATCGACGTAAAACGGTGGCGGGGATGGTGGCTTGTTCCACTCGTGGTGTATGGCATGAACTCGATCGCCGTGTACGTGGCGTCCGGCATGGTCACCAAGATGATGGTTCGAGTCCGGGTCGGGGGCGACGGTGGCACCTCGTTGTACGCATGGATTTACGAGAACGTCTTCCGCTCCTGGGCAGGGGACTACAACGGATCATTGTCCTTTGCCGTCTCCTATGTGATCCTCTGGTTGGCCCTGATGTGGATCCTCCATCGGCGCCGGATCTACATCAAGATCTGA
- a CDS encoding FAD-dependent oxidoreductase, with translation MGIDRRDFLKVATAGAGLAITGTSAVAQELRAGSVRSPLVRSGQAPDIVVVGAGNFGNWTALHLQRMGAKVTLLDQYGPGNSRSASGGETRGVRSSYGDVPHGLQWGGWAVRAMEKWKAWDEQYADAMLPKLFYTTGDIIMRDQMTPFLEQTVANWDVLGRDYEVLTADEVRYRWPVLHTPDVNVAIYEPDAGVVRARRAMESVAQVFQQEGGEIRIGRVSLGRIEGRRVSDVQLEGGDRISGGIFVFALGPWFPKFFPALMGKRLNVSTLGHVYYFSTPPGDESYRHPNCPSYNFPGVTGWPALPSDSRGFRIRTGGHSGDDPDTSIRWVDAESHARPRQILAKYFPALAERSINETRACHYTQTVSRNFIIDEHPDYDNGWLAGGGSAESFKQGPVLGEYIAGRIMGTENDQELNDSFRLLEEEFSEDAGRRRRGRLG, from the coding sequence ATGGGCATCGATAGACGCGACTTCCTGAAGGTCGCGACCGCCGGTGCTGGGCTGGCGATTACGGGTACGTCGGCGGTAGCGCAGGAGCTCCGCGCCGGATCCGTGCGCTCACCGCTCGTCCGCTCCGGCCAGGCTCCCGATATCGTAGTCGTAGGGGCCGGGAACTTCGGGAACTGGACGGCGCTCCATCTGCAGAGGATGGGAGCGAAGGTCACGCTGCTCGACCAGTACGGCCCGGGGAATTCGCGCTCGGCGTCGGGCGGAGAGACCCGCGGTGTGCGCTCGAGCTACGGTGATGTCCCGCATGGTCTGCAGTGGGGCGGTTGGGCAGTGCGCGCGATGGAGAAGTGGAAGGCGTGGGACGAGCAGTACGCCGACGCGATGCTGCCCAAGCTCTTCTACACGACGGGCGACATCATCATGCGGGACCAGATGACGCCATTCCTCGAACAGACTGTAGCCAACTGGGACGTGCTCGGGCGCGACTATGAGGTCCTGACCGCGGACGAGGTGCGGTACCGCTGGCCGGTCCTCCACACACCGGACGTCAACGTCGCGATCTACGAGCCCGATGCGGGCGTCGTTCGGGCGAGGCGAGCGATGGAGTCTGTCGCTCAGGTCTTCCAGCAGGAGGGGGGAGAGATCCGGATTGGGCGTGTCTCGCTGGGGCGGATCGAGGGCCGCCGCGTCTCGGACGTACAGCTCGAAGGCGGCGACCGCATCAGCGGGGGTATTTTCGTATTCGCGCTCGGTCCGTGGTTCCCGAAGTTCTTCCCCGCGCTCATGGGCAAGCGCTTGAACGTGAGCACGCTCGGGCATGTCTATTACTTCTCGACGCCTCCGGGCGACGAGTCGTATCGGCACCCCAACTGTCCGAGCTACAACTTCCCGGGCGTAACCGGATGGCCGGCCTTACCCAGCGACTCCCGCGGATTCCGCATTCGCACCGGCGGTCACAGCGGCGATGACCCGGATACGAGCATCCGGTGGGTCGACGCAGAATCACACGCCAGGCCACGGCAAATCCTCGCCAAGTACTTTCCGGCGCTCGCAGAGCGCTCGATCAACGAGACCCGGGCGTGTCACTACACCCAGACGGTGAGCAGGAACTTCATCATCGACGAGCACCCGGACTACGACAATGGATGGCTCGCGGGCGGCGGCTCGGCGGAGTCGTTCAAGCAAGGTCCCGTTCTGGGCGAGTACATCGCGGGTCGTATCATGGGTACGGAGAACGACCAGGAGCTCAACGACAGTTTCCGCCTTCTCGAAGAGGAGTTCTCGGAGGACGCAGGCCGCCGGCGGCGGGGACGTCTTGGATGA
- a CDS encoding PAS domain S-box protein, whose protein sequence is MSPTRSAAGHRNGSPQKTRARMALAFVAVALIALAIVPIYLGQRAARAQEQITEHLQPALLASAELSLAQARLVDLLQRFLPAGEGSYRTQYNAAVVREDSLYVDLADRVRAMDFDVRERLAQLSAESARWHFENRRVFDAPDDAVVRRALAAESLAAFDNLRRATRVLERAIESQVNEGRRKTARTIRLQFWITLGLALVALASTLVIGLVSRRLRGLMAEGEERRSEAVRARREIDALLEATGDGVLGIDLDGKCTSLNRVGCALLGFTEREIRGRDMHDLVHHSTADGEPRDRTDSPILAALHAGGRVDSDDNDVLWRCEGTSFPARWSLHPLVDGVELRGAVLTFADVSEIREKEAALRRAIQQREEVVSIVSHDLRNPLGVVAAAADLLVDLPLDEDERRKQAQIIARSAGRMGRLIEALLDVARIEAGAFVVRPSAEHVRPILDEARELFEAQAKLAGIELLVEVASQVPQARMDRDRMLQALANLLDNALRFTPPGGSVTLGGTEHDGRVVLSVSDTGEGIAPEALDRLFDRFWQTAGHGGAGLGLAIVRGIVEAHGGVVEVDSEPGTGTTFRLLLPVAHVSAETNA, encoded by the coding sequence ATGAGCCCAACCCGTTCGGCGGCAGGTCACCGAAACGGTAGCCCCCAGAAGACGCGCGCCCGCATGGCACTCGCTTTTGTCGCGGTCGCGCTCATCGCGCTGGCGATTGTGCCGATCTATCTCGGGCAACGCGCCGCGCGGGCGCAGGAACAGATCACCGAGCACCTCCAGCCGGCGCTGCTGGCGAGCGCGGAGCTGTCGCTCGCCCAAGCTCGCCTGGTGGACCTCCTTCAGCGATTCCTGCCAGCCGGCGAAGGATCGTATCGAACGCAGTACAACGCTGCGGTAGTGCGTGAGGACAGCCTCTACGTCGACCTGGCCGATAGGGTTCGTGCCATGGATTTCGATGTCCGTGAGCGCCTGGCCCAACTCTCGGCGGAGTCGGCGCGTTGGCACTTCGAGAACCGTAGGGTCTTCGACGCGCCGGACGACGCCGTTGTCCGCCGGGCGCTCGCCGCGGAGAGTCTGGCCGCTTTCGACAATCTCCGGCGCGCTACACGAGTGCTAGAACGCGCCATCGAGAGCCAAGTCAACGAGGGCAGACGCAAGACTGCCCGCACGATACGCCTCCAGTTTTGGATCACGCTCGGTCTGGCCCTCGTCGCCCTCGCTTCGACGCTCGTGATCGGACTCGTGAGTCGACGGCTTCGGGGCCTCATGGCGGAAGGCGAAGAGCGTCGCTCGGAGGCAGTGCGAGCTCGGCGCGAGATCGACGCGCTGCTCGAGGCGACGGGAGATGGTGTTCTGGGAATCGACCTCGACGGGAAGTGCACGTCGCTGAACCGGGTAGGGTGTGCGCTTCTGGGCTTCACCGAACGCGAGATCCGGGGTCGCGATATGCACGACCTGGTCCATCACTCCACCGCCGACGGAGAGCCCCGAGACCGCACGGATTCGCCGATCCTTGCGGCGCTTCACGCGGGAGGCCGTGTGGATTCCGACGACAACGACGTGCTGTGGCGCTGCGAGGGGACGTCGTTCCCGGCCCGTTGGTCGTTGCATCCGCTGGTCGATGGCGTGGAGCTGCGCGGCGCGGTCCTGACTTTCGCGGACGTCAGCGAGATTCGGGAGAAGGAGGCCGCTCTTCGCCGCGCCATTCAGCAGCGCGAGGAGGTCGTCTCGATCGTCTCGCACGACCTCCGCAACCCCTTGGGTGTCGTAGCGGCCGCCGCCGACCTGCTCGTAGATCTGCCGTTGGATGAGGACGAGCGTCGCAAGCAAGCGCAGATCATCGCGCGATCCGCCGGCCGCATGGGTCGGCTCATCGAGGCGCTGCTCGATGTAGCGCGTATCGAAGCGGGAGCGTTCGTCGTGCGTCCTTCCGCCGAGCACGTGCGCCCGATCCTGGATGAGGCCAGAGAGCTTTTCGAGGCTCAGGCTAAGCTCGCCGGCATCGAGCTGCTGGTGGAGGTCGCTTCGCAGGTGCCCCAGGCCAGAATGGACCGGGACCGCATGCTCCAGGCGCTCGCGAACCTGCTCGACAACGCGCTCCGGTTCACACCGCCCGGCGGCTCCGTGACGCTCGGGGGCACGGAGCATGACGGGCGGGTGGTGCTCTCGGTGTCCGACACCGGTGAAGGGATCGCGCCCGAAGCACTCGACCGGCTCTTCGACCGCTTCTGGCAGACCGCCGGACACGGTGGAGCCGGCCTCGGTCTCGCGATCGTCCGGGGCATCGTGGAGGCGCACGGCGGTGTCGTCGAAGTGGACTCGGAGCCGGGGACGGGGACCACGTTCCGGCTGTTGCTACCGGTGGCTCATGTCTCGGCCGAGACGAACGCTTAG